The sequence ATGAATCTGATGAATTTGCTCCTCCAACGTGATGTTAGCCCTTGCAGCCCTAGTAGCAGCTTCAACACTCGATGTATGTCCATCCCAAGTGACTTTATCGTCCTTCCTTGTGTCCTCCTCACCAATTTTCTTACCGATCGCCGTCTCCTCGTCTCCAATACCGAAAATATCAGTACGTCTCTCAGCCAAGTGCTTCAAGGAGGCGTTGACAGCAGCTCCAGAGGCGTAAACCGACTCCTGGTCCACCTTCTCCTGGTGCTTGTCCCTCTGCTCCACCCAGCGAGAGTCCAACAGTCCAATATGCATGTGCTCCTCCACCTTCTTTCCCAGAATTTCTCCCGTTAGGGGGGACACCAGAATGACGTCTGAGGGCACTGGTCTCGCCTTCTGGCTGTGCTGCTTGGGATCGTAACCCTTGCGGATGATCACGTTCCCTGGGGCTGGGGGCAGTGGTGGAGGCTGCATGGTTCCTCGGCTGCCAGGGGCATTTGGAGGCTCGTTCGGTGTGTCTTCGTCACTGGAATCCTCCTCCATGTCCTGGACCTGATTCAGAGATTaaggaataaattttattcgtaATAGAATAGTCGGATTGcagcagttttttttctttcgttctCTTTCgtcaattgataaattatcgatgTTGTAACAGACAAACAATCTCACCTGATTATTATCCTTCGCCGATCGATCTCTATCAGTTTCTGTTCTCTGAGGCATTTCGTCATCCCCATCAGACTCGATCTGCATCTCCACATCGTCCCCATCCTCGATTCTCTCCTGCATCAGTACTCGGGCTCCCACTTCGTCTGGGGTCGTTGGAGCTGGAAAATTGCCGACCTCGAATTGCTGGTAGTCCACAGTCTCCACGACAACAAAATCATGCCAGTCAATCTGGGCGTAAGCTACGCGCTCGCGTTCAAGTTCTTCCTCCTCTTTGCGGCGCTGGGCCTCCTGGTACTTCAGCCACTCTGATCGGTACTTCACCTGCTCCAAGATACTGTCCATCCAGGTGGACTCCTCCCGGAGACGAGGGAGGAGGTCCTTCGGGGGAATCAAGACCTTTGTGTACTGCTCCAGGAGCTTCGTAAAGTACTGGAAGAGGGAATGTTGGGGGCGCAGAAAGTCGAATTGAAAGTTTCTCTGCTCACGGTTCATCAGATTCGTGAGAAACTGACGACCGTTTCGAGCTACAAACTGCGCCGTCAGCTTTACGATGTCTCTGGGGACAAGaggttatatttttttcgtaaaaagAATTTCTCTGATAATAATGAACTTTCAAAAACATGTGATTCAATTCTGATTAATGACAAAGTGAGGTtatgttcaataatttataaaaacaaCTCACAGATCTAAGGCAGATATTGAAGGTGGGTCTGCGATAAACTCGAACTCAGCTGGTGGATCCTTCGGTATAAAAGGCTGTTCCACTTGCTTGAGGATCTCCTGTTGCTTCTGGTGAGCACTCAGAGTGACTCCCCTAACTGTACCCACTGTGCCCACCGATGGCTCCTGTCCCCTTCCTTCCTTGAACTCCTTGACTTTGTGTTGATAATAGGCATGATATGGATCGCCGAAATTCAAGAAATTAAACTTGGCGTTTCCTGTTTCGTTCTGACGAATCCTGGACTCGAACTCAGGACCATTTCTGGCGACAAAGCTCGCGGTTTTGTCGACAATATCTGTAACGCTAATTATAGGAAAATATATCAACGGTGGAGTGGCATTGATAACATTTTGTTTAACAGCTTAGTTTTGGTAAATCAATACGAGTTGTTTATTCACTCATCAATTCAGTATTTGTTTGTTGATAAAGGATACTTCTAACCTCCGGAGGAGGGTAGATAATGCCGACAATGGGCTGTGAAG is a genomic window of Diachasmimorpha longicaudata isolate KC_UGA_2023 chromosome 16, iyDiaLong2, whole genome shotgun sequence containing:
- the Sf3a1 gene encoding splicing factor 3A subunit 1, with product MPGQDSVVVPPPPIEGEDVAPSSQPIVGIIYPPPEVRNIVDKTASFVARNGPEFESRIRQNETGNAKFNFLNFGDPYHAYYQHKVKEFKEGRGQEPSVGTVGTVRGVTLSAHQKQQEILKQVEQPFIPKDPPAEFEFIADPPSISALDLDIVKLTAQFVARNGRQFLTNLMNREQRNFQFDFLRPQHSLFQYFTKLLEQYTKVLIPPKDLLPRLREESTWMDSILEQVKYRSEWLKYQEAQRRKEEEELERERVAYAQIDWHDFVVVETVDYQQFEVGNFPAPTTPDEVGARVLMQERIEDGDDVEMQIESDGDDEMPQRTETDRDRSAKDNNQVQDMEEDSSDEDTPNEPPNAPGSRGTMQPPPLPPAPGNVIIRKGYDPKQHSQKARPVPSDVILVSPLTGEILGKKVEEHMHIGLLDSRWVEQRDKHQEKVDQESVYASGAAVNASLKHLAERRTDIFGIGDEETAIGKKIGEEDTRKDDKVTWDGHTSSVEAATRAARANITLEEQIHQIHKVKGLLPDEEKEKIGPKPVTSRAAELNHMAAVASKPQATLKAPPKPPVPKPIQVPQQPPPPTMTMHMGMPQAPMMPPQPPMMMMAPMPPIRPPPLMTPSMSPFMPAPPVMQPPIPQQMGMKHPMENAPEEESPAKKAKTEDSLIPEAQFLARHKGPVQLSVVVPLMTDKPDWKLNGQTLSITLQPNDTVATLKASICEMIGMPPGKQKIQTEGIFCKDLNSLGYYNLSSGSVVNLLPKERGGRKK